Part of the bacterium genome, CCTGCTCATCTTCGCCGCGGCGGTGCTGGAAGGAGGAGTGGGTTTCGACTTCGGCCTGATTGCCGTTCCCGCGATTGGCGCCCTTTCGGGGGTCCGGGATGCCGTGGTGCTGCTTTGTTTTCCCAACCTGGGGCTCGGAATTCTGAAAGCGCTCGGCGGCAAGGCCAAAAAGGAAAACCTCAAGCGATTTATGCCGTTCATCGGCGCCGGAGGGGTCGGGGCCGCCGCCGGCGTTTTTCTGCTGCTTTCCACCCCGCCGGCCGTC contains:
- a CDS encoding TSUP family transporter encodes the protein MWPTWEETLLIFAAAVLEGGVGFDFGLIAVPAIGALSGVRDAVVLLCFPNLGLGILKALGGKAKKENLKRFMPFIGAGGVGAAAGVFLLLSTPPAVLKWTVLGLALLFALYSLSWTRFQLDLRDETFFAYIAGFFSGSLTGFSYAGGPVAVI